The sequence TGCGGCAAGAGCATCACGGCGCTCGCCTTGATCGGACTGTTGCGGTCGCCTTTGTCGATCGGCAGCGGTGTCATCCGGTTCGACGGGCGGGAAATCCAGCGCCTGTCTGCAGCCGGCCAGCGGGAGCTGCGTGGCAACCGCATCGCCATGATCTTCCAGGAGCCGATGACGGCGCTGAATCCGGTCTCGCCGGTGGGGCGGCAGATCGCCGAGATGTTCGTGCTGCACAAGGGCAAGAGCTGGCGGGAAGCCAACCAGCTCGCGGTCGAGGCGCTCGCGAGTGTCCGCGTGCCCGCGCCGGAGCGGCGTGTGAACGATTATCCGCATCAGCTGTCCGGCGGCATGCGCCAGCGCGTCATGATCGCCATTGCGCTCGCCTGCGGTCCGGACCTCCTGATCGCCGACGAGCCGACCACCGCGCTCGACGTGACCGTGCAGGCGGAGATCATCGAGCTGATGCGCAATCTCTGCGCCGAGCGCGGAACGGCGATCCTGATGATCAGCCATGATCTCGGCCTCGTCGCCAATGTCTGCCGCCGCGTCGCCGTCATGTATGCCGGTCGCATTGTCGAGGAGCGCGGCTCCGCCGATATCTTCCGCGCGCCCTCGCACCCCTATACCCAGGGCCTCGTCGCCTCGCTGCCGCGGCTGGGCAGCCGCGCCGCGCTCGGCCGCACCCGGCTGAAGGAAATCGCGGGCGTGGTCCCGGCGATCACCAGTTTTCCGGATGGCTGCCGGTTCAATCCGCGCTGCGCCCAGGCGACCGAGATCTGTCGGACAGTCGCGCCGCAGACGGATGTCCTCGAGGCCGGCGGTTTCGTCAGGTGTTACCACCATGCATGAGCCGCAGCGGAAGCCGGACGAGGATCTCATCCTCAGGGTCGAGGATCTCGCGGTTCATTTTCCGCTGGGAGGCGGCTTGTTCGGCCGCGAGCGGCGGCTGCTCCGTGCCGTCGACGGCGTCGATCTCACGCTGAAGCGTGGGGAATGCCTCGGCCTCGTCGGCGAGTCCGGGTCGGGCAAGTCGACGGTCGCCTTGTCGATCCTCGGGCTGTTGAAGCCGACGCGCGGCCGTATCGTGGTGGACGGGCGCGAGGTCGCGACGGACAGCCAATCCGCCGATCGCAAGGCCCTGGCACGCACCGTGCAGATCGTGTTTCAGGATCCCTATGCGTCGCTCAACCCACGCCAGACCGTTCGCCGCACGCTCGAGGATCCCCTGCGGGTGCATGGGCTGGCCGCCAAAAGCGAGATCGAGGATCGCGTCGCGACCATGCTCAAACATGTGGGATTGCGCCCCGAACAGGCCGACCGCTACCCGCATGAATTCTCCGGCGGCCAGCGCCAGCGCATCGGCATCGCCCGCGCCCTGATCCTCAATCCAAAGATCGTCATCTGCGACGAGCCCGTCTCGGCGCTCGACGTCTCGATCCGCGCCCAGATCATCAACCTGCTGCTGGAACTGAAGGACACGCTCGGCCTGTCCTACATCATGATCAGCCACGACCTCGGCGTGGTCGAGCACATGAGCGACCGCGTCGCCGTGATGTATCTCGGCCGCATCGTCGAGAACGGCGACTGGCGCGAGATTTTCGAGCGGCCGGCGCATCCCTATACGCAAGCCCTGATCGCCGCCATCCCCGATCCTCTGCGCCACGCCCCGCTGGCGACGACAGGTGGCGACTTGCCCAATCCGCTCAACCCGCCGAACGGATGCGCCTTCAGCCCGCGGTGTCGTTACGCGGAAGCGGTGTGCCGGAGCGAGCCAGGGCCGGTGTTGGAGACGCGGCCCGATGGGCATGCTGTGCGATGCTGGCGGAGTGAGGAGATTGCAGGGCAGGCGGGATTAGCTCCGGTCTGGAGTAGAGGCCTCCAAGGATAGAGCGCTGGTGGAGGCGAGAGCGTTCGTGCCGATCGCCAACGTCAGCCAGCTTCTCAAAATTTGCAATGCGCGAAAAGGTCAGCAGGACTCCGTCAATTGTTGGTGGCGAGTCATCGCTCGCCCGATTGGGTGACGTCGTTCTGTCGTGGAAATGACAAGCCTCAAGAGCTCGATTTCAGTTGGCCAAAAGTTGCTTGTTGGTAGTGAATTGGTTCACACGGTTTTCACGGTGAGGCGCATAAATTGTCTCTACGCGGCCGTGTATTTGCTGATGAACACGTGATGCAAAGAACAGGAGAGCGGCTTGGACGACAGAGCATGTCATGCTAAAGTCGCCCTGTGGTTGTGCAAAGGGAAGTGCTAGCGCGCGCCTTCCCCAACGATAAGTGCTTTCGGCTTCGGCGAACTTTCGGGGCCAATTTTCGACCTGCTTTGACGTTTGAGAGGTCGCAACAGCAGCGATAGCAGGCAAGGAACGGTGGCGCTCCGGCTGGTCACGCCAGCCTTTCCCGCCGTTGATGCCGCATACAAAGCTGATCCAACGTCGACACGAGCAAAGCGTATCTTGCTCGTTCGGGGCGCTCTACCGGCGAAGTTGGGGTGCAAACGCATGACAGACGAAGAGATCGTGCTGGCAGGAGCGGCCATCAGGGGTGATCTGGCGGCCGTCACCGAAGGGCTGAACAGAGGAGTGCCGCCAAACATCTATTTGGGAGGGCCGACATTGCTCAACCTCCTGGCTGAACGTGGCCAAGTCGATGTTCTTCGCCTCATGCTGTCCAAGGGAGCCGATCCGAACTCGGTCGGCGATAACGGATTCTCCGCCCTCATGTCCGCCGCGATGACGGGTCAACTCGCCGCCGTGAACATATTGCTCGACCATGGCGCCGATCGGGATCTGCGGGACACGCACGGAAGGTCCGCGTTGGATGCGGCTTTGATCAATGAGCATGTTGCCGTTGTCGAACGCCTTCGACGAAGGCCGAACGCCTTCGGCGGGGCAGATCCCATGGGTCAACTGAAAGCATTCTTCGATGCATATGCGAGGCTTCGGCGTGTGAGCCTGCAGGCCACGTTCGCTTCGATGGGCTGGAATCTGCCGCCAGTTGCCGTGGCAACGCTGGGAGCGTCGTCGATGCGGGTGGACGAGACGACGATCGCGGAACTTCAGCAGATCGAGACGGTTTTTTTGGCCCTTGCGATCCAGCCAGCTCCGGCCTCGGGATGGCCGGCGCCGCCTCTCGCGCAAGCGGCTGAATGTTCCCGGCTCTCGGCGTTCATCCTCGATACCGTGTTGGAGTTACCAGATCGCGCTGCGCCTCGATACAAGTTGGCGCAAGCCAATTTCGAAAGAGCTGGCCTGTTGGCGGACGCCCGGGAAGCGGCCGAAAATGCGGCAGCATGTGTCGACGTTTCGGCCGGCAATGTCGAGCAGCGGCTTTCGCGCGCGCGGGCGGCGGCCGCTTCGGCACCTCCTTCGACGGTTTCGAAAGCGTCTTGTTTGATCCGGCTGGGCGAAATCCAACTGCAAACCGGCAATCAATGGGCGGCGATCGCGACGTTTAACGACGCGGATGCAACCATGAAGCTGGCCGGTTACGACCAGCCTCCGGCCCCCGGCACGATCCTGGCCGAGATGCTGGCGTCGATGAGGAGCGACACGGGAAACGGCGCGCAATTGATGCAGCGTGCCGGTAACATCCTCAAGCTCAGGCTCCTCTTCTACCGATTGTACAGCGGCTTGAAGAATGCATATGCCCCGGTCGATGCGGGCAACCTCGGAAACCGGAGTCTGGCCGATCACTACGCGGGCCTCATCGAGAAGCATCAATTGCTAACCCAGCGGAAGCAGTAGTGTGCTCCTGGCGGTCAACCAGCTCCTGACTGAAGTTCGGCTCCAGCGCCTCTCCGGCGTTCGCGGGCGCGACAGGCTGGCGGCGGCCGAGCGGCTCGCAGCGCATGCGGCCCTGCTGACACAGCGCGTTATCAAAGCCGCTTCCCTGCTGGAAGTGGCGGATGCCTGGCTCGATGAAGAGCCCGACAAGGCGCGACGCTTCGCCGTGCAGGCACGCGGGTTGGTGGACGAGACGTCCGCCCCCAACGTTACGGCGCTCTCGCTCGCGATCGAGGCGGACGCGGCGATGAAGGGCGACGAGCCCAGGCCGGAATGCGCCTACGACCTGACGCAGCGCGCGATCAAGCTGGCTCGACAGCATCGCGAACGAATAACTGATCCAATTCTTCGGGCCACCGCCATGCGGGATCGCATTCGCGTCTTCGAGAGCGCGACCTCGGCGGCGATGGCCGCTGGACATCTGGCGTGTGCACTGAAGGCAGCAGAGAACCAGCGGCCCGCGCTACCAAGCGAACCGCCATTGGATTTGAAGCTGGTTCAGGATGCTCTGCACATTGGTGAGCTCGCCATCGTCTATACCTGGTTGGCAACTGACCGTCTTCTGGTCGCGACCGTCGAACGAAATGCGTTGCAATCGGTGTCGGTGACGGTGGATCCGGAGGCTTTGCGCATTCTGGAATCGTTCTCGGCCCATCTTCGAAACGGCGAGGTCAAAGGCTGGTCCTTCACTCCCAAAGAGGCTGAATTGCTCGACGTCCTGTGCCCTGTGTTGTTGCCCTGCCTGGTGACGTCCCGACTGGCGAGCGTCCGGAAGCTCTTCATTCTTCCGCATCGGTCGCTCCATGCGATTCCCTTCAGCATGCTCAGGTTTGAGGAAAGGCGGCTCGGGTTACGCTTTCCATGGACAACGATCCCAAATCTCGGGGCCATCCACCGTCGCATACCGGTTGCCGACGGGCGAGGCGTAGTTGCTGTGGGTATCGACTACTATCCCGATGCTCGGCCCACCAGGGGATTTGACGGTGCTGCCGAAGAAATCGTTGCAAGGCACGAGGCTCGGGGACTTCCGGCTAGTCGGCTCGCGGAGCCGGGCGCCTGCAAGTCATTCGCACGGATGCTGGCCGTCCGTGAGCTGGACCATGCCGCCTTCTTGCTGCTGGCTTGCCACGGCACGTCCGCGCAGGGCGACGTCCCTGGAGAGTCGTTCCTGCAGCTGGGGTCGGAACGCCTGACTGCAGACATGATCTCCACGTCTCGCGTTCCCGCCGACCTTGTCGTGCTCGTTGCCTGCTGCTCCGGGCAACGAGCCGTCGGCGGGATGGGGATTCAATTTTGGCCCGGGGACGATCTGTTTGGGCTCCAGGCCGCATTTCGCGCCGCCGGCGCGCGCCAGGTGATCGGATCACTCTGGAATGCCGAGGTCGGCGCCGCCAAGACAATGGCGGGCATCGCGTACGATGCCTGGGTCAATGGCGCGGATGCTGCGGCTAGCGTCCAAATAGCAGCGCTGGAACTCTACAAGAACGTCTTGCACCGGGCACACTACGACTGGGCGCCGTTCACGGCGATGCAGTTTGGCATGAAAGCATAGCGAACGGAGGTTGCAATGAGTTTGCAGATATTCGTCGAGATCAATGGGGACCCGGACCCCAAAATCGCCGCTAAACACGAAGACGAGATCGCTGCGTTGGCGCGCACGAATCTCGGGGATGTAAAGGGTGTTGCGGTTGATGGCATGGCTGTGCGTTCGGAGGCAAATCTCGATCCCGCGGCGGTCGCCCATCTCGCAGTCCTGCTCACCGCTATGACCGGCGCGGTCGGCGCCGGAACGACGCTTCTTGTTGCCTTGCGCAAAATGGTCAGGGAAGGCGGAGCCTTGATCCGGGCCATCAAGGTGGAGATCGCCGGGACGCTGCGTTCGCTGGAGAGCGTTACGCCGGAGGAGATCGACAAGGAATTGCGCGCGCCCCTCAGGGATTGAAAAGCTCAAGGGGTCACCGCCGCTCATTGCAGCTCAATGATGGGAGGCTCCCATTTTCGGAATCATCAGCAAGCTCTTCCAGCCGAAGAATCCATACCAGGGTTTCCTTGGAAAAATCTGGGACATATGGATGCATCACAATGTGGCCCACGCGACCCTTTTGGCGCGGTGGTCGTGGCAAAAATTACCTGCGGAGATCATCGGACAGGCCGCGGCGATAAAACAGCAGGCCGATTCCTATAATCGCCGGCGGGAGATCGACGACCAGGTTGCCCTTCGGCTTGGCTCCCTTGGGATATCTCCCGGCTTCACCGGTGGCGGGCTCCTGGGCTTCAATCTGGAGGAGGCCATGTTCATCGGCGTGATGGGCATGATCCGCCAACACAACGGCGACCCGCCGCCCGGATCGGAGGATGCGGTCGCGGTGGCAGAGCTCGTCCTAACGGGACAAAGGCAACCGCACGAGGCGTTCATTGCTGCCATGCCGCCCATGGCACGGCAGCAAGTCGCGGCATTGCTCCCCGTCGTCAAACTGATCGGTCTTGAAAAGCTGTTTCTGGTCGCGTCCTATGTGCAGGCTGCCT is a genomic window of Bradyrhizobium sp. CB1717 containing:
- a CDS encoding CHAT domain-containing protein — protein: MLLAVNQLLTEVRLQRLSGVRGRDRLAAAERLAAHAALLTQRVIKAASLLEVADAWLDEEPDKARRFAVQARGLVDETSAPNVTALSLAIEADAAMKGDEPRPECAYDLTQRAIKLARQHRERITDPILRATAMRDRIRVFESATSAAMAAGHLACALKAAENQRPALPSEPPLDLKLVQDALHIGELAIVYTWLATDRLLVATVERNALQSVSVTVDPEALRILESFSAHLRNGEVKGWSFTPKEAELLDVLCPVLLPCLVTSRLASVRKLFILPHRSLHAIPFSMLRFEERRLGLRFPWTTIPNLGAIHRRIPVADGRGVVAVGIDYYPDARPTRGFDGAAEEIVARHEARGLPASRLAEPGACKSFARMLAVRELDHAAFLLLACHGTSAQGDVPGESFLQLGSERLTADMISTSRVPADLVVLVACCSGQRAVGGMGIQFWPGDDLFGLQAAFRAAGARQVIGSLWNAEVGAAKTMAGIAYDAWVNGADAAASVQIAALELYKNVLHRAHYDWAPFTAMQFGMKA
- a CDS encoding ABC transporter ATP-binding protein; the encoded protein is MTGSPLIEVEDLRIDLDDGSRRVAAAEGISFRIDRGETFGLVGESGCGKSITALALIGLLRSPLSIGSGVIRFDGREIQRLSAAGQRELRGNRIAMIFQEPMTALNPVSPVGRQIAEMFVLHKGKSWREANQLAVEALASVRVPAPERRVNDYPHQLSGGMRQRVMIAIALACGPDLLIADEPTTALDVTVQAEIIELMRNLCAERGTAILMISHDLGLVANVCRRVAVMYAGRIVEERGSADIFRAPSHPYTQGLVASLPRLGSRAALGRTRLKEIAGVVPAITSFPDGCRFNPRCAQATEICRTVAPQTDVLEAGGFVRCYHHA
- a CDS encoding ankyrin repeat domain-containing protein is translated as MTDEEIVLAGAAIRGDLAAVTEGLNRGVPPNIYLGGPTLLNLLAERGQVDVLRLMLSKGADPNSVGDNGFSALMSAAMTGQLAAVNILLDHGADRDLRDTHGRSALDAALINEHVAVVERLRRRPNAFGGADPMGQLKAFFDAYARLRRVSLQATFASMGWNLPPVAVATLGASSMRVDETTIAELQQIETVFLALAIQPAPASGWPAPPLAQAAECSRLSAFILDTVLELPDRAAPRYKLAQANFERAGLLADAREAAENAAACVDVSAGNVEQRLSRARAAAASAPPSTVSKASCLIRLGEIQLQTGNQWAAIATFNDADATMKLAGYDQPPAPGTILAEMLASMRSDTGNGAQLMQRAGNILKLRLLFYRLYSGLKNAYAPVDAGNLGNRSLADHYAGLIEKHQLLTQRKQ
- a CDS encoding oligopeptide/dipeptide ABC transporter ATP-binding protein — encoded protein: MHEPQRKPDEDLILRVEDLAVHFPLGGGLFGRERRLLRAVDGVDLTLKRGECLGLVGESGSGKSTVALSILGLLKPTRGRIVVDGREVATDSQSADRKALARTVQIVFQDPYASLNPRQTVRRTLEDPLRVHGLAAKSEIEDRVATMLKHVGLRPEQADRYPHEFSGGQRQRIGIARALILNPKIVICDEPVSALDVSIRAQIINLLLELKDTLGLSYIMISHDLGVVEHMSDRVAVMYLGRIVENGDWREIFERPAHPYTQALIAAIPDPLRHAPLATTGGDLPNPLNPPNGCAFSPRCRYAEAVCRSEPGPVLETRPDGHAVRCWRSEEIAGQAGLAPVWSRGLQG